Proteins from a genomic interval of Capsicum annuum cultivar UCD-10X-F1 chromosome 4, UCD10Xv1.1, whole genome shotgun sequence:
- the LOC107869907 gene encoding CBL-interacting serine/threonine-protein kinase 7: MKAKCTQPPSTTAKISTDGSRTGTFILGKYQLVRLLGRGSFAKVYHGLCLDDDTNIAIKVIDKKSTIVDAFMETCIIREISSMVRLNHHPNIIKLKEVLATKSKIYLVMEIATGGDLQAKLNRHGKFSDSISRFYFHQLVSALHYCHQNGVTHRDIKPQNILLDQNNNVKVSDFGLSALPEQLKNGLLHTACGTPAYTAPEVAYRKGYNGEKADSWSCGVILYTFLSGYLPFDDSNISNMFRLVHLRRLRFPDWVSKSARSVINRLLDPNPSTRLSIEELMKLSWFKKSELKHRQLNLGECLSERDCKNLVAVNAFDIISMSSGLDLSGLFESDMIKKEMKFTTRARVEEVEEKVMKIGEERGYKVDRRKGWGIGLVKGRVVLMVEILKVAMELLLVEVKVVNGGLECEDSQWEELKFEMMDIVVQ, encoded by the coding sequence ATGAAGGCGAAATGCACCCAACCACCCTCCACCACCGCGAAAATCAGCACCGATGGTAGTAGAACCGGAACCTTTATTCTTGGCAAGTACCAACTTGTCCGTCTTTTAGGCCGTGGTAGCTTTGCTAAAGTCTACCACGGCCTTTGTTTAGATGATGATACAAATATCGCCATCAAAGTCATCGACAAAAAATCAACTATTGTCGATGCCTTTATGGAAACTTGTATCATTCGAGAAATATCTTCTATGGTTCGTCTTAACCATCatcccaacatcatcaaactcaaaGAAGTTCTAGCTACAAAATCGAAAATCTACCTTGTCATGGAGATCGCCACTGGTGGCGATCTCCAAGCCAAACTAAACCGTCATGGAAAGTTCTCTGACTCCATTTCTCGTTTCTACTTCCACCAATTAGTCTCTGCACTGCATTATTGCCATCAAAATGGCGTTACTCATCGCGACATCAAGCCACAGAACATACTCCTCGACCAGAACAACAACGTTAAAGTCTCTGATTTTGGGCTCTCTGCCTTGCCTGAACAGCTGAAAAACGGTCTCCTTCATACCGCCTGCGGTACACCTGCTTATACTGCTCCTGAAGTAGCATACAGAAAAGGATACAATGGCGAAAAGGCGGATTCTTGGTCTTGTGGGGTAATTTTATATACATTTCTCTCTGGATACCTTCCATTTGATGATAGTAATATATCCAACATGTTCCGTTTAGTACATCTCCGTAGACTCCGGTTCCCTGATTGGGTTTCGAAATCAGCTAGGAGTGTAATCAACAGGCTACTTGATCCGAACCCGAGTACTAGATTGAGCATAGAGGAATTAATGAAGCTATCTTGGTTCAAGAAGTCTGAGTTGAAGCACCGACAGTTAAATTTGGGTGAGTGTTTATCGGAGAGAGATTGTAAAAACTTGGTCGCGGTAAATGCTTTTGACATAATATCTATGTCATCAGGGTTGGATTTGTCAGGGTTATTCGAGAGCGATATGATCAAGAAAGAGATGAAGTTTACTACGCGCGCTCGAGTTGAGGAGGTTGAAGAGAAAGTGATGAAAATTGGTGAAGAAAGAGGGTATAAAGTGGATAGAAGGAAGGGTTGGGGAATTGGTTTGGTTAAAGGGAGAGTTGTTTTAATGGTGGAAATATTGAAAGTGGCAATGGAGTTGTTGTTGGTTGAGGTTAAAGTTGTTAATGGTGGATTAGAATGTGAGGATTCTCAATGGGAGGAATTGAAATTTGAGATGATGGATATTGTAGTTCAATGA